From the Kitasatospora viridis genome, one window contains:
- a CDS encoding GNAT family N-acetyltransferase, whose protein sequence is MPGTTGKPDAAAIIRRAEPRDERSLAELRALTWSWRSEVTPPPAPGALVFVDGRWPEQYLVAELDGHVIGFIRQVPPTSLPSNRHVRQIQGLAVHPAAQGSGFGRALVEAACAAAREEGARRMTLRVLGHNTPARRLYERCGFVVEGVCPEEFFVGGRYADDVLMGRRLVGPDGSLGAA, encoded by the coding sequence ATGCCTGGGACGACTGGGAAGCCAGACGCAGCCGCGATCATCCGTCGAGCCGAGCCCCGAGACGAGCGCTCCTTGGCCGAACTCCGGGCCCTGACCTGGTCCTGGCGGAGCGAGGTCACCCCGCCGCCCGCGCCCGGTGCCCTGGTCTTCGTCGACGGCCGCTGGCCCGAGCAGTACCTGGTCGCCGAACTCGACGGCCACGTGATCGGGTTCATCCGGCAGGTGCCGCCCACCTCGTTGCCGAGCAACCGGCACGTCCGGCAGATACAGGGCCTCGCCGTCCACCCCGCCGCCCAGGGAAGCGGGTTCGGGCGCGCCCTGGTCGAGGCGGCGTGCGCGGCGGCCCGGGAGGAGGGCGCGCGCCGGATGACGCTACGGGTGCTCGGGCACAACACTCCCGCCCGGCGCCTCTACGAGCGGTGCGGCTTCGTGGTGGAGGGCGTCTGCCCGGAGGAGTTCTTCGTCGGCGGGCGCTACGCGGACGACGTGCTGATGGGGCGTCGGCTGGTCGGTCCGGACGGGTCGCTCGGCGCAGCCTGA